The genomic segment AAGAAGATTAACGAGGCACAGCGCCGCATTGCCGAGAAGCAGGAGGAACTGCAGGCCAACCAGAGCGTGATGAACGACAAGCAGGGTGACCTGGACTTGAAGCGCAATGAGTTGGACGAGATCATGGAGGAGACTCGTGCTGAGGAGGATAAGCTCAAGGAGAAGGCTCAGGAGTTAGAGGCTAAGATTGAGCCCCGTTTGCTCACCTCGTTCAAGCGTATTCGCAAGAACGCTCGCAATGGTCTGGGTATCGTATACGTGCAGCGTGATGCCTGTGGTGGTTGCTTCAATAAGATTCCACCTCAGCGTCAGTTGGACATTAAGATGCACAAGAAGGTCATCGTTTGCGAGTACTGCGGTCGTATCCTCATCGATCCTGAGTTGGCTGGTGTGAAGACTGAGAAGCCTGCTACTGAGGAGAAGAAGACCACACGTCGTCGTGCTGCTGGTGCCAGCGTTCGCAAGACTTCAAACTCGAAGCGCGCTACCGACGCTAACGACATGATTTAATAGCACGCTGATGCTGTCTGTCAGATAACAACGTCAGACGGTATGAAAACAATAAAGGTGAGAGACGCATTGTCTCTCACCTTTTTTTGTTTTATAGGGCGTTGTAATCAGGAATATCCTGCAGAAACGTGTAGGATTGCTGCTCATAGTCCATTTTGCAGCAGTAATGCTGAAGGCCATTCGAGATCACCAGATAATCCACGTGCAGCAGGTGGTTATACACCGTTATCTGATTGAACACCTGCTGGGTGATCTCAACCTGTGGCGCCTTGTATTCAATAATCATCTGTGGCTGCAAGGCATTATTATATAATATGGTGTCGCAGCGCAATTTCTTCTCGCCTACGCGCAATTCCACCTCGTTGGCCAGTAGTCCCTTGGGATAGCCCTTGTGCTCTGCAAGGAAATGTACGAAGTGCTGGCGTACCCATTCCTCTGGCGTCAGTGCCACGTATTTACATCGCAGGAAATCGAAAATCTTCATCTTTCCTGCTTGCTCACGCAATTTTATATGAAATGTAGGGAGGTTTATTTCCATTTTTTTATGTACCTTTGCAGATGCAAAGGTACGAATAAGCGAGTTAAAATGCAAATTCTATTTGCATTTTCCGAGCGAAAGTACCTAAAAACAGAGTTTAAAGTTACTAATTCTCTTTCAATCAACAATGGCAGAAACCAAAAATGTGACTTATAGCTCCATTATGAAGGAGTTGCAGAGCGGTCAGTATCGCCCTGTGTATTATCTGATGGGCGACGAGTCGTACTATATCGATAAGATTTGCGATTATATTGCTGAGCATGCACTACAGCCTGAGGAGCGCGACTTCAATCAAACAATCTTCTTTGGAAGTGACGTAACTGCTTCGCAAGTGGCCGATGCTGCCCGTCGCTATCCCATGATGGCCGAAAGGCAGGTGGTGATCGTGAAAGAGGCGCAGAATTTGAAGAATACAGATGCGCTGGAGAAGTATATGAAACAGCCGCTGCCAAGCACTGTGCTCGTGATTTGCCACAAAAACGGTAAGATTGACGGGCGTAAACGCGACTATGTGAAGGCTGTTCAGCAAGCTGGCATCCTGTTTGAGAGTCAGAAATTGCGCGAGCGCGACCTGCCTGTTTTCATTGAGAATTATGCTAAGCAGAAGGACGCATCCATTGATCCAAAATCCACGCAACTCATTGCCGATGCCATTGGCGCAGATCTGAGTCGACTGACAAGCGAACTCGATAAGGTGCTCATCAGTCTGCCGGAAAACAACAAACGCATCACACCCCAGGTGGTGGAAGACCAAATAGGGGTGAGCAAGGATTTTAATGGTTTTGAGCTTCGCGATGCCATCGTCAACAGAAATGTGTTCAAAGCAAACCAGATAATCAACTATTTTGACAAGAATCCAAAGGCTGGTAGTCTCTACTCATTTCTCCCAATGCTCTTTAATTACTTCCAGAATTTATTAATTGCCTGGTATTCTCCCAATAGAGGCAGTCAGGAGGCTGTTGCTGACTGGTTAGAATTGCGATCTCCATGGGCAGCGAAGGACTACATGACTGGCATGAGAAATTTCTCTGCGATGAAATCGATGCAGATAATTTCCAAACTACGCGAAATTGATGCCAAAAGTAAGGGTTTGGATAACCCAAATACCCCTCCAGAAGAGCTCATGAAGGAACTTATATTTTACATATTGCACTAAAAGGGCTGTTTTTTAGTCCTTTTTTTATCTAGAATGGGTACTCGCCAGAGTACCTTTTTTTAGGCCTAAGTGCCTGTATTTATAGGCAGTTAGCTCAAAATAACTACCCTCATATTTTAAAAATTTCGAGCTTCTCGACCGCTCGCTCAGAATTTTTAAGCTATGGCAAAATAGCCATTTTTCGCCCGCTTCAAATTTAGTGTTAACGTTTATTATGATTTATGAATTTGAAGTTTGAAAGTTTAAAGTTTTAAAATGCTAATGGAAAACAAGTGGTATTTATGTTTTAAAACGTAAACTCATTGAATTTGATGTTTTAAAGTTTAAAATATTAAAAGTTTAATTTGTTGATTTAAAACATTGAATGCATAAATATAAAACTACATTTTTAAATATTTATATTATTAAAAATCAAATAGTTAGCATGCATATATACAAGTAAAACACCTTTTTATCCTTCTATTACCTGAATATGGCCTTTTTAACGAATCCGTTGGTTTATAGCGTGTTCAGACCTTTAAACGCCTTTAAAAATATGAATATATCCCCTAAAAATCTCCCTATTTATACCTATAAAACATTGAAGACCAATCAAATACGCATTATTTCTTATATTCCTGTTTAACAGTATTAAATTCTTAATATTAAAATATATGAATGTAAACCTTGAAAACTCACCTTTATCGTTTTAATTTCACAAATTTAAAATAGAAAATTTAAAGTTTAATATCATAAATTTCTCTTTAAAAATTTGCATGGTTCAATTTTTTGGTTTACCTTTGTAAACTGAATGTAAAACGCTCCCCTAGGGGCCAAAAACCACTTGATTAGCAGATGAAGGACAGAATCAGACAGATTATGGAGGCGCAACACATGACCCAACAAGTGTTCGCAACTTACATTGGTACGACACCAGCCACCCTTAGTGGCATCTTTAACGATCGCACTCGCCCCACCATTAACATCATAGAAAACATCAAAAAGAAATTCCCTGACATTAGCCTCGAATGGTTGATGTTTGGCATAGGTGATATGTTCCAGTCATCCTCTACCCCCCAGAAGGATGCCTCTGATGAGGATAATAATGGCCTTTTCACCCCTCAATCGGTAGAAGAATCGACCCTCGATTTTGACATGCCTTCGTCTCCTACCCCTCAAAATCCTCTTTTTAAGTCGCAAAATGTGCATTCAGCACCCTCTTACAATAATAGTGTAAGAAATACACGACCCGAAATTGTTCGAGAAGAGGTAAGAATAGTTGACAAACCTGCCCGTCGCGTCACTGAAATTCGTGTGTATTATGACGATCAGACCTGGGAGAGCTTTGTGCCAGCAAAGAAATAGAATACCCCTTTACTTTACTATCAATTTATAGAATCGCTGCGAGGAAAGGCCAAATTTGTTTTTGGCTTTTCTTCTTTTTTTCGTAACTCTGGCTTCGCCCAAGTTACTGCGTCTCGGCAAAAAAAGAAATTAATTTCTTTGTTTTGCTCTCGACTTTTTCGTAACTTTGGCTTCGCCCAAGTTACTGCGTCTCGGCAAAAAAAGAAATTAATTTCTTTGTTTTGCTCTCGACTTTTTCGTAACTTTGCACCCAATTATAATCATATATAATAAGGTGTAATGAAAAAACATATCCTAGACTTGACTGTGAGGTCTGTGGAGCGAGTACACGAGCGTTACGTACTGATCAAGTTGACTCAGTCGGCTGCGCTGCCCCCCATGAACCCTGGTCAGTTTGTAGAGGTGCGTGTTGATGGCTCTTCATCAACCTTCCTGCGCCGCCCCATTTCCATTCATTTCGTAGATTACCAGAACAACGAGCTGTGGCTGCTTGTGGCCTGCGTGGGCGATGGTACGCGTCGCATGGCCGAGCTTCAGGCTGGCGATACGCTGAACTGCGTGCTGCCCCTGGGCAATGGCTTTTCGCTGCCTGCTACTGCCCCTGCCGTTGGCAAGTCATGGCAAAAGGTTTTGCTCACTGGCGGAGGCGTTGGCGTGGCCCCATTGCTCTATCTGGGCAAGGTACTCAAGGACCAGGGCGTCGAGCCTACGTTCCTCCTGGGCGCCCGTTCTGCCAAGGATCTGCTGATGCTTAGCGAGTTCCAGAAATACGGTCGTGTGCTGGTCACCACTGAAGACGGTACCATGGGCGAGAAAGGCTTCGTCACCAATCACAGCGTGCTTCAGCAAGAGACGTTCGACATGATCCAGGTGTGTGGTCCCACGCCTATGATGAAGGCTGTGGCGCGCTATGCCCACGAGAAGCACATTTGCTGCGAGGTGTCGCTCGAAAATCTGATGGCCTGTGGCCTGGGCGCCTGTCTCTGCTGCGTTGAGAAGGTGAAGGCCGATGCAGACGCCTCTGTGGCAACGAATGTGTGTGTATGCAAGGAAGGACCCGTATTTAATATCAATCGATTGTTATGGCAAAATTAGAAGTAAATATAGGCGCACTCCAGCTGAAGAATCCTGTGATGACCGCCTCTGGGACATTTGGCTATGGTCTTGAGTTTCAGGACTTTGTAGATCTCAGCGAGATTGGTGGCATCATTGTGAAGGGCACCACGTTGAAGCCTCGCGAGGGCAACGA from the Prevotella sp. E15-22 genome contains:
- a CDS encoding zinc ribbon domain-containing protein; protein product: MAKKDPTDLSVEEKLKTLFQLQTALSAIDEKKALRGELPLEVEDLEAEIEGLNTRVERIQAEVNDFERAISQKKAEIIEAQNSVDRYKQQLNEVRNNREYDTLSKEIEFQSLEIELCNKKINEAQRRIAEKQEELQANQSVMNDKQGDLDLKRNELDEIMEETRAEEDKLKEKAQELEAKIEPRLLTSFKRIRKNARNGLGIVYVQRDACGGCFNKIPPQRQLDIKMHKKVIVCEYCGRILIDPELAGVKTEKPATEEKKTTRRRAAGASVRKTSNSKRATDANDMI
- a CDS encoding type I restriction enzyme HsdR N-terminal domain-containing protein, which encodes MKIFDFLRCKYVALTPEEWVRQHFVHFLAEHKGYPKGLLANEVELRVGEKKLRCDTILYNNALQPQMIIEYKAPQVEITQQVFNQITVYNHLLHVDYLVISNGLQHYCCKMDYEQQSYTFLQDIPDYNAL
- the holA gene encoding DNA polymerase III subunit delta gives rise to the protein MAETKNVTYSSIMKELQSGQYRPVYYLMGDESYYIDKICDYIAEHALQPEERDFNQTIFFGSDVTASQVADAARRYPMMAERQVVIVKEAQNLKNTDALEKYMKQPLPSTVLVICHKNGKIDGRKRDYVKAVQQAGILFESQKLRERDLPVFIENYAKQKDASIDPKSTQLIADAIGADLSRLTSELDKVLISLPENNKRITPQVVEDQIGVSKDFNGFELRDAIVNRNVFKANQIINYFDKNPKAGSLYSFLPMLFNYFQNLLIAWYSPNRGSQEAVADWLELRSPWAAKDYMTGMRNFSAMKSMQIISKLREIDAKSKGLDNPNTPPEELMKELIFYILH
- a CDS encoding helix-turn-helix domain-containing protein; this encodes MKDRIRQIMEAQHMTQQVFATYIGTTPATLSGIFNDRTRPTINIIENIKKKFPDISLEWLMFGIGDMFQSSSTPQKDASDEDNNGLFTPQSVEESTLDFDMPSSPTPQNPLFKSQNVHSAPSYNNSVRNTRPEIVREEVRIVDKPARRVTEIRVYYDDQTWESFVPAKK
- a CDS encoding dihydroorotate dehydrogenase electron transfer subunit; translation: MKKHILDLTVRSVERVHERYVLIKLTQSAALPPMNPGQFVEVRVDGSSSTFLRRPISIHFVDYQNNELWLLVACVGDGTRRMAELQAGDTLNCVLPLGNGFSLPATAPAVGKSWQKVLLTGGGVGVAPLLYLGKVLKDQGVEPTFLLGARSAKDLLMLSEFQKYGRVLVTTEDGTMGEKGFVTNHSVLQQETFDMIQVCGPTPMMKAVARYAHEKHICCEVSLENLMACGLGACLCCVEKVKADADASVATNVCVCKEGPVFNINRLLWQN